DNA from Synechococcus elongatus PCC 6301:
ATCCCGACCTGAAGCTCTGGGTGACCCAAACCATCAGCCATGGGATCCAGACGGAAACTCTACTGCGGTAGCAGGGGGATGGATATCAGCGGGACTGGATCAACGTCAGGACAAACAACTCACGATCCTGCAATTCCCTTTTTTCTCGGCTCAGCCGAAGAGGAAAAATGTCTTGATCAACCCTTCAATTGTCTTAATTCACTTGCGATCAGGATTAGAACAATTCGAAGGGATCCCATCCAGCACTAGCTCCGAGGGCTCCGATCGAGCGGTGATTGTAAAGCCCTCTTTGGCTACAGTGCCGGAATTGTAACCATCTTGATCCCAAGAGATCAGGCCTTCGGATGCCTCTGCTAAGGTAGGGGAAATTTCTGGGCTGCCTTAGGGGTAGTTCAGCTTAGGCACGTCTATTCGACTCTTTGACTGCGGCTACTCCTCTGCGATCGCCGCCTAAATGGAAGACGGTATCGTGTCGCCCCTTTCCTCCTAACCGCTGCAGCATGACGGACTTCCTACTCCAAACGAGTTGGTTTATTCCCTTTTATGGGCTGATCGGGGCTCTCCTCACCCTGCCTTGGTCGCTCGGTATCGTCCGTCGGACGGGTCCCCGCCCCGCTGCCTACTTCAACTTTTTACTGACGATCGCCGCCCTCATTCACGGCGGCATTGCTTTTCGTGCCTGCTGGAATCGCGAGCCCCTGGAGCTAGCTTGGCATTGGCTGCAAGCTGCTGATCTCGATCTCACCTTCACCCTCGAGATCTCCTCTCTCAGCCTAGGAGCCATGGAACTGGTAACCGGGTTGAGCTGTCTGGCGCAACTCTTTGCCCTCGGCTACCTCGAACGCGACTGGTCCCTCGCCCGCTTCTTTGCCCTGATGGGCTTTTTTGAAGCAGCGATCAGTGGCATTGCTATTAGCGACTCCCTGTTTTTGAGCTATGGCCTCCTAGAGCTGTTGACGCTCTCCATTTATCTATTAGTTGGGTTCTGGTACGCCCAACCCCTCGTCGTCACTGCCGCCCGCGATGCCTTTCTGACCAAGCGGGTCGGGGATGTGTTTCTGCTAATGGGCGTTGTTGCCCTATCCAGCTACGGTACTGGTCTGACTTTTTCCGAACTGGAGCGCTGGTCGGAAACGGCTTCTTTGCCTCCTCTGCAAGCCACGTTATTAGGATTGGCACTAATTGCCGGCCCGATTGGTAAATGTGCGCAGTTCCCCCTCCACCTCTGGCTGGATGAAGCCATGGAGGGGCCAAACCCAGCCTCGATCATGCGGAACTCGGTCGTGGTCGCAGCGGGCGCTTACATTCTGATCAAGCTGCAGCCCGTCGTCACGCTGTCGCCCATCGTCTCTAATGTGCTAATTGCGATCGGGGTACTGACTGCGATCGGTGGCTCCTTGGTGGCGATCGCCCAGATCGACTTTAAACGTGCCCTCTCCCACTCCACTAGTGCTTTCCTTGGTCTGGTGTTTATCGCCGTCGGCCAGCAAGCAGTCGATATTGCGCTGCTGTTGCTCTTCTGCCATGCGGTCGCCAAGGCACTGCAATTTATGAGCGTCGGCTCAATCATCGCCACCACCAGCAACCAAGATATGCGGGAAATGGGCGGCCTCTGGTCGCGGATGCCGGCCACCACGATCGCCTTTGTGGTCGGATCACTGGGACTAGTTGCCTGCCTACCCCTCGGAAACTTTTGGACCTTCCGACGCTGGGTCAATGGCTTCTGGGAAGCCCCTGTCTGGCTGCCGCTGCTGCTGATCTTCGTCAACCTGCTCAGCGCCATCAACTTTGCCCGAATTTTTAACTGGGTTTTCCTTGGTCAACCCCACGCCAAAACCCGGCGGGCTCCCGAAGTGCCCTGGCCGATGGCAGTGCCGATCGTCTCCTTGGTGATTGTGGTACTCAGTCTGCCGCTGTTCCTCCAGCAATGGCAGCTGTTAGTCACTTGGGCTGCACCGCTCCTCGCTGATGGCAGCTGGCTCAATCACTACGCCATGCCTTTAATTGCAGCCAGCGGTGGGATTGGCTTCTGGCTTGGCTTTCAAATTCCCTGTCCCCCTGTGGGCGACATTCGCGGCAAACTCAATCCGGTGCAAGACCTTCTGGCCTACGACTTCTACATCGATCGCATCTATCGCCTGACGGTTGTCGCCCTCGTCAGTCTGGGTTCCCGCACAGTCTCTTGGATCGATCGCTACATCGTCGATGGTCTGGTTAACGCCGTCGGCTTTGTCGCCCTGATCAGCGGCCAGAGCCTACGCTACAGTGCCTCGGGCCAATCTCAGTTCTACGTAATCACCATCCTGATTGGCGTTGCAACCTTGCTAGCCCTGACCTTCGGACTGGGGGATCTCTGGCAGGAAATCCTCACGCTGCTCCATTCCAGCCCTACCCCTGCGCTCTAGTTCACCCCTGACCCGCGAGGAGACATTGGCATGTCTGCAACCACTGCTCGGCCTTTACCACCCAACCCCGCCAATGCCGTTTTGGAGCGTTTAGAGGCCGGCGGAGCGCTACTGCTCGATACGCCCGACAACCTGCTGGAGGTGGTGCACATCCTCGACAGTTACGGGGTGGTGCTGGATGCCTACTCTCGTAATCTCTGCTACATCGCCGAGAACGAATTTTTAGTGCTGTTCCCGTTCTTCAAGTACTTCAACGGGCAGGTGACTCCGGCTAAACTCTGGCAGCACTGGGTCCACGATCGCATCAATTTTGAGTACGCCGAATACTGCATGAAAGCCATGTTCTGGCACGGCGGTGGCGGATTAGATACCTTTCTCGATGGTCCAGAATTTCGGGAACTGGCCGATCGCGCCATTCGGGCACGCTGGCGATCGAATCCTGTGATGCTGGGACTGCATCAACTCTTTCCAGACTTTTGGCCGGAATTAATTCGCCAATCGGCCTACTACAGCGCCTTGGGTCAGTTCTGGCGGGTGATGAGCGATATGTTCGCCAGCCTTGCCGCTCGCTACGCAGCTGGTGAAATCCGCAAAGTTCCCGATGTGGCAACCCATGTTCGCGACGGGTTGGTGGCAGCGGCGGCGATCCCGATTACTTATAGCGTCGAGATTGACGGCGATCGCTACGACATTCTGCCAGCCTCTGCAGGTTTGACCTTCTTGGCAGACACTGCCATTCCCTACGTCGAAGCCGTCTTCTTCCGGGGAACACCCTTCCCTGGCACAGTGTCCTATAACGCCCAAGCTCATCAAATCCCTGACGAGCAAAATCAATTTGCCTACGGCGCGCTGTTTGCCGATCCTTTGCCAATCGGTGGGGCGGGGATTCCTCCAACGCAGTTGATGCAGGACATGGTGCATTATTTGCCGCCAGAACTGCAGGAGTTTTATGCCCATCGCACACGAGGTAGTCGCGATGTGCGCGTCAAGATTTGCGAGAGCTTCCAAAAGTCGATGTTCTGTGTGACGACGGGTGCCCTGATGGGGCTAGCTCCCCATCCATTGACCACCCAAGTGCCGGAGCAACAGCTTGCCAATCGTCAGTTCCTCCAGCCTTGGCTCGATCGCATTAGTACTACCCGGCTCAGTCGCGTCAACGCCCTTTGCTAACGCTCAATTCGCCCTTTGGCGAGGAGGCGCCCATGCTGTTTGCAGCGATCGCGGTTCCGATTCAAGCTCCCCTGCCTGCCATGGCGCTGTTGTTGATGACAGCGCTCTTTTTGCCACCCTTGTTTCGCGCCCTGAAGCTGCCCGAACTACTGGGGCTGATTTTGGCTGGTGTCTTACTGGGACCCAGCCTGTTCAACATTCTGGAGCCCAAGGCGGATACAGTCGTACTGCTCGCCGGCATTGGCAAGCTCTATCTGATGTTTCTGGCCGGGCTGGAGATCGATCTCAGCCAGTTCCAAGCGGCTCGCGATCGCTCGCTGCGCTTTGGCTTCGCCACCTTCGCCATTCCGCTGTTAGTGGGCCTGCTGATCGGGTTGGGCTTTGGCTTTGGCTGGAATAGTGCCTTTTTGATTGGCTCGCTGCTGGCCTCCCATACCCTGTTGACGTTACCGATCGTGGAGCACTACGGACTGCTGCGCCAGCGAGCTGTAGCGGCAACCCTCGGGGCCACCATCTTCACGGATATTGGGGCGCTGCTGGTGCTGGCAGTTTGCTTAGCAGTGCAATCGGGGGATGGCGGTCTGATCGCGATCGTGCGAGACCTACTGATTTTTTCCGTATTCATCACCTTGGTACTCTACGGCGTGAAGCCGCTGAGTCGCTGGTTTTTCCGCCTGGCTCACAACAACGAGCGCAACCAGTTTCTGTTCATCTTCCTGGTGTTGCTCTTGGTTTCCTTGGGTGCTCAAGCCATTCAGCTCGACATGATCATTGGGGCTTTCTTGGCAGGGCTGGCCGTGAACGAAACCCTGCAGGATGAACCCGTGCGAGAGAAAGTCGACTTCTTTGGCAAGGTGATGTTCCTGCCCTGCTTCTTCATTGACATTGGATTGCTGCTTAACCCCGCAGCCTTCTGGGAAACCCTGACCACTGCGGGCAGCCTCACCTTTGCGATCGTGGGTGGCCTGTTTGGCAGCAAGTTCCTCGCTGCAATCGCAGTCAAACAATGGGAGGGCTACAGCTGGCCCGAAGTACGCCTGATGTGGTCACTGTCTCTCCCTCAAGTGGCAGCAACCTTAGCGGCAGCTCAGGCCGGCTTGCAAGCACAACTCCTTTCACCCGCTGTCTTCGATAGCATCATTGCCTTGGTACTCATTACGGTACTGGTAGGACCATTACTCACTGATCGCTTTGCCCAGCAGATCTGCAGTGTGCCCAAACGAGAAGGCCGGTCAGCACCCGTACCTTCCCTCGATTAAGTGTGAACTTGTGCTGTCTTAGCCCTCTCAAGGCGTGCCACTGATGCACAAGAGGGCAAGCAAGTCAGGCTGGAGTGGGCCAACAGCCTCAAACTTAATGACCTGACAACCATCTCCTGTAAGCAAAGGCAAAACTATGACAAAACGCTGTCACTTCACTGCAGCGCTCGACCCTTACCCGAGGCAGACGGGGATTGAATCAGGAGGTATGGCTCACCCTGCTTTGGGTGGAGGTCTCGCATGGGTTGAACCACTGGGACAATCTGAAGGCACAGCCTAACTGTCTTTAGGAATCATTCTGAGACTGCAAACGCTATTTCCCCTACTGAATAGGGATTGGGAGCAATTGGGCACGAACAACGGTGCGTCATGCGAGGTTATGGACTGAGCCGACCTTTCCAAGCCTCTGGATCGCGACGACAGCTTATGACTGCTGCGATGATGATGCGATCGGAATCTACGCGGTAGAAGATCGCGTAGGAGAACTTGGAAGTCAGGTAGCGTCGAATCTGCCCCTCAACGACTGGCCAACGCTGCGGCGCTGCAAGAATTTGGAAGATAGCTTTCTCGATTGTGTCAATAAAGCTTTGGTGCTGATTGCTCTGACTAAAAAACTGCACCGCTTCCGCATACTCTTGCAGAGCTGTTGGATGAAACTCGTACCTCACTGACCAAACATTTGCCGAATTTGCGCTAGGGCTGCATCACCAGGAATAGTTTGCACAGTCCCATTATCGATTTCAGTAAGACGAGTCTGAGCTTGCTTCACACCCTGGCGCAGAGCGTCATAGTCCATTGCTCCTGTGATGCTTTCGAGAAGCTTATCTAGCAGGACTGCTTTATCGGCCTCGGGGAGCGCTGTCGCCTCCGAAATTAGCTGCTCTAGGGTCAACATATCGCTACCCGCGCTAGGGGAGATTATTCATTGTACTCTGACTCCTAAATAGTGGACGTTTTATTCTTGCTCCTAGACGAGATTTGATTTCACAGACCATCTTGGTGTACATCCCAAACAGTTTTTAGAAATCGCCAATAAATCTCATTTTCTCCTTTTACTTAACTTCTAAATCTCTATAAATTTTATCGATTTCACTGCTTATTTTGACAACTTAAAGCAAGCAGAATTCTGACAAGTAAATACCAGCATTATTTGTATTCCCAAACGGGAAGGCTGGTCAGCACCCGTACCTTCCCTGGATTCAGCGCCAAACGAACTGGTCGCGATCGCCCTAAACCGGCAAATTCAGTACCTGCCGCCATTGCTCCAGGGGCCAATCCCAGTGATCTTCCCAGCGCTGCGCTACCAACAACTCCGCTTTGTCTGCTAGCTCAATTCCCCGCGCCACTTGTCGCAGGATCGGTGCTGGATCTCGCCCTTCCTTGATGGTTTTGAGCAGACCACCGGCGATCAGCAGCACGGCCAAGGGAGTTCGATTTTGCCGGAGGTTGAATGCTTGCAAACCGAGTTCACTGGCGGGATCAGTGCCAAAGCCGGTGATCACGTGGGCGATATCATGGGTGACTCGCAGCCGCTCCACAATGTACTCATCAGCATTGGTTGCCGGTTTCGCGGGCTGAAGGTCATCAGGCGAGAGGTTTTGGCCCAGTAGCAGCGAAGCATAGGCTTGGCCGAGAGTGCCCGTGGGCAGTTGGTTGAGTGCTTCAAGAGCAGGGCGCGCAGGAGCATAATTCTCCGCAGCGAGCTGGGCAACTGCCGGATGCGACAGCATCCAACGCCGGCTCTGAGCAGCAATTTCAGTTTTGTTGAGGGAATCGGCGATCGCAATCACGCGATCGAGGCTTTCGGCACGGGCAGCTTTCAAAAAGCCCACCAGCGTCCGCAAGTTTTCTAGTCGTTGGCCTAAATTGATCAACATGGTAAATCCTCTCAGCCGCCCCCACTCTAAGAGCAGAGGTCTGCACCCCCCAGAGAGTTCCTGCTTGTTTTAAGACAGGCGACTCCAGATCTACTTCTGGTTGATGAGCAACCGTGATTGGAGACGACGGGTGATTCAAGATCGCTGACGCACGCCTCGATATTGAACTTGCCGCTGCAGTGCATAGTGCTTAGCAAACCGAGGCAAATCGCCACTGTGGCCGATCACAATCAGGGTGTCACCTGCATGCAAGAAGAGATCGGAGCCCGGCCGAAGGATCATTTCGCCAGTGGCTCGCCGCAGCGCCACGATAATAAATGCGCCTTTGCCGCTGACTTCGATCGCCCCGAGACGATGGCCGATCAAGGGCGATTGGGGAGCGATCGCCAGCTCATCCATTTGGATATCCAGTTCACCGAGCAGTTCGTTCAGAGTTTGGTGACTATCGCTGCTTTCTAAGAGGTTGAGCGCCGCCGGATGGGTAATTAAGTGCGCCATGCGCAGTGCGCCGATCGTGGCGGGCAGCACCACGCGATCGGCCCCCGCTTGTAGGAGTTTTTTTTCGGTGGCGGGCAGTTCTCCCCGAGCAATGATCGTCAAATTGGGATTCAAGCCGCGAGCCGTCAGGGTGATGAAGACATTGGCTGCATCATCGGGCAGGGCTGTTGCGATCGTTGCCGCTCGTTCTACGCCTGCATCGATCAGGATGGCTTCGTCTGTAGCACTGCCGCGCAAGGCTAAAAATCCTTGTTCTTCCGCTTGGCGAATTCTTGTTTCATCGGTGTCGATCACAATGACTGGCAGACTGGCCTCAGTCACCTTTCGCGCCAAGGTCTGCCCAATGCGACCAAAGCCACAAACAATGACATGCCGCTGCAGGGTGCGAATCTCTCGAGTCATCCGTCGTACGCCCAAGGCGCGTCGAATTTCACCTTCGGTTACCAGCTGCGCCAGTCCACCAATCAGGTACACGGCGGAGGAAGTGCCCGCCAGAATGACAAAGATTGTGAAGATGCGCAGGGCGGGGGTATTGATAGGGCGAACTTCGCCGTAGCCGACCCCAAAGATCGTGATCACGACCATGTAGATCGCGTCGAGTAAACTCCAGCCCGACAGCCAGTAACCCAAGATGGCGATCGCTTGGGTGGCAAGGAAAAACAGTCCCCCAATCACCACCTTGCGGAGAGCAGGCGGTAGCGATCGCCGAGGTGAGCCAGCCGTCATGGCATCGGGACGCGATGGATGTTTGTGTTCTAGTCGGAGTCGGTCAATCGGAACTGTATCCAGCACAGCGATCGTCCCAGGCTGAGCTAAAGCTGGGCTTAAATCTCCTCTCAGGTGCCATTCATCACTGGCCTACTAGAGAGAGTCCTGAACTGTTCAGCATGAAGTCTGGAGTACTCGCCCTTTTGCTGGGGCTACTGACTGCCTGCCAAGCTCCACTGGCACAAATTCAGTCTTCGGGGCAGGGCGCAGCCGATCGCTGGGATGCCAACGCTCCCGTGCAAGTCGCGTTCAATCACAACCCAGATCAGCGATTTACCGATAGCTTGGGCCGCGATCGCGAAGGTGATGATTTGGAAGGACAACTCCTCGCCAGCCTAGAGCAGGCTCAAACATCGATCGATGTCGCGGTTCAGGAAATTCAGGTGCCCCGCTTAGCGACTGCTTTGATCCAAAAACACCAAGCGGGCATTCCCGTTCGCGTCATTGTGGAAAACCAGTATCGCCAACCTTGGAGTCAACGACTGTCAGGCAACCTGAGTGATCGCGAGCGGCAGCGACTAGAGAACTACCGACAGATAGCCGATCGCAATGGTGATGGCCAACTCAGTCCCGCCGAAATTGCTGGCGGGGATGCTGTGTTAATGCTGGAGCGCGCTGGTGTACCGATTCTGGACGACACCGACGACGGCAGCCAAGGCAGCGGGTTGATGCACCATAAGTTCGCGATCATCGATCGCCGCTGGGTTGTCACCGGCTCTGCCAACTGGACAGCCAGCGATTTCTTTGGCGATCCGGGCCGACCTGCCAGTCGTGGCAATGCCAATCATCTGCTCTGGTTCCGCAGCCCAGCGCTCGCAGCGATTTTCC
Protein-coding regions in this window:
- a CDS encoding NAD(P)H-quinone oxidoreductase subunit F encodes the protein MTDFLLQTSWFIPFYGLIGALLTLPWSLGIVRRTGPRPAAYFNFLLTIAALIHGGIAFRACWNREPLELAWHWLQAADLDLTFTLEISSLSLGAMELVTGLSCLAQLFALGYLERDWSLARFFALMGFFEAAISGIAISDSLFLSYGLLELLTLSIYLLVGFWYAQPLVVTAARDAFLTKRVGDVFLLMGVVALSSYGTGLTFSELERWSETASLPPLQATLLGLALIAGPIGKCAQFPLHLWLDEAMEGPNPASIMRNSVVVAAGAYILIKLQPVVTLSPIVSNVLIAIGVLTAIGGSLVAIAQIDFKRALSHSTSAFLGLVFIAVGQQAVDIALLLLFCHAVAKALQFMSVGSIIATTSNQDMREMGGLWSRMPATTIAFVVGSLGLVACLPLGNFWTFRRWVNGFWEAPVWLPLLLIFVNLLSAINFARIFNWVFLGQPHAKTRRAPEVPWPMAVPIVSLVIVVLSLPLFLQQWQLLVTWAAPLLADGSWLNHYAMPLIAASGGIGFWLGFQIPCPPVGDIRGKLNPVQDLLAYDFYIDRIYRLTVVALVSLGSRTVSWIDRYIVDGLVNAVGFVALISGQSLRYSASGQSQFYVITILIGVATLLALTFGLGDLWQEILTLLHSSPTPAL
- a CDS encoding CO2 hydration protein produces the protein MSATTARPLPPNPANAVLERLEAGGALLLDTPDNLLEVVHILDSYGVVLDAYSRNLCYIAENEFLVLFPFFKYFNGQVTPAKLWQHWVHDRINFEYAEYCMKAMFWHGGGGLDTFLDGPEFRELADRAIRARWRSNPVMLGLHQLFPDFWPELIRQSAYYSALGQFWRVMSDMFASLAARYAAGEIRKVPDVATHVRDGLVAAAAIPITYSVEIDGDRYDILPASAGLTFLADTAIPYVEAVFFRGTPFPGTVSYNAQAHQIPDEQNQFAYGALFADPLPIGGAGIPPTQLMQDMVHYLPPELQEFYAHRTRGSRDVRVKICESFQKSMFCVTTGALMGLAPHPLTTQVPEQQLANRQFLQPWLDRISTTRLSRVNALC
- a CDS encoding cation:proton antiporter translates to MLFAAIAVPIQAPLPAMALLLMTALFLPPLFRALKLPELLGLILAGVLLGPSLFNILEPKADTVVLLAGIGKLYLMFLAGLEIDLSQFQAARDRSLRFGFATFAIPLLVGLLIGLGFGFGWNSAFLIGSLLASHTLLTLPIVEHYGLLRQRAVAATLGATIFTDIGALLVLAVCLAVQSGDGGLIAIVRDLLIFSVFITLVLYGVKPLSRWFFRLAHNNERNQFLFIFLVLLLVSLGAQAIQLDMIIGAFLAGLAVNETLQDEPVREKVDFFGKVMFLPCFFIDIGLLLNPAAFWETLTTAGSLTFAIVGGLFGSKFLAAIAVKQWEGYSWPEVRLMWSLSLPQVAATLAAAQAGLQAQLLSPAVFDSIIALVLITVLVGPLLTDRFAQQICSVPKREGRSAPVPSLD
- a CDS encoding type II toxin-antitoxin system RelE/ParE family toxin, whose protein sequence is MRYEFHPTALQEYAEAVQFFSQSNQHQSFIDTIEKAIFQILAAPQRWPVVEGQIRRYLTSKFSYAIFYRVDSDRIIIAAVISCRRDPEAWKGRLSP
- a CDS encoding addiction module protein gives rise to the protein MLTLEQLISEATALPEADKAVLLDKLLESITGAMDYDALRQGVKQAQTRLTEIDNGTVQTIPGDAALAQIRQMFGQ
- a CDS encoding Coq4 family protein; translated protein: MLINLGQRLENLRTLVGFLKAARAESLDRVIAIADSLNKTEIAAQSRRWMLSHPAVAQLAAENYAPARPALEALNQLPTGTLGQAYASLLLGQNLSPDDLQPAKPATNADEYIVERLRVTHDIAHVITGFGTDPASELGLQAFNLRQNRTPLAVLLIAGGLLKTIKEGRDPAPILRQVARGIELADKAELLVAQRWEDHWDWPLEQWRQVLNLPV
- a CDS encoding potassium channel family protein encodes the protein MTAGSPRRSLPPALRKVVIGGLFFLATQAIAILGYWLSGWSLLDAIYMVVITIFGVGYGEVRPINTPALRIFTIFVILAGTSSAVYLIGGLAQLVTEGEIRRALGVRRMTREIRTLQRHVIVCGFGRIGQTLARKVTEASLPVIVIDTDETRIRQAEEQGFLALRGSATDEAILIDAGVERAATIATALPDDAANVFITLTARGLNPNLTIIARGELPATEKKLLQAGADRVVLPATIGALRMAHLITHPAALNLLESSDSHQTLNELLGELDIQMDELAIAPQSPLIGHRLGAIEVSGKGAFIIVALRRATGEMILRPGSDLFLHAGDTLIVIGHSGDLPRFAKHYALQRQVQYRGVRQRS